A genomic window from Peromyscus maniculatus bairdii isolate BWxNUB_F1_BW_parent chromosome 1, HU_Pman_BW_mat_3.1, whole genome shotgun sequence includes:
- the Lypd5 gene encoding ly6/PLAUR domain-containing protein 5 codes for MGIPKTFLLSLLGIGLCLTGSQALQCYSFEHTYFGPFDLSAMTFPSVSCPQGCSEAMLLLDTGYRSLVTIVRKGCWTGPTTGPMQSNQDALPPDYAVVRGCATDFCNTQLKNHDSLPNLSQAPDPPTLSGTECYACLGTRPEDCSPERSRRVQCHQDQSVCFQGNGQMNIGNFSVPVYIRTCHRPSCTTMGTISPWTSIDLQGYCCEGHLCNKDSVTQTLPGVTSPAPPRAPRILTLLLVAPLLAIALGGPLGLTA; via the exons GCTCCCAAGCCCTACAGTGCTACAGCTTCGAGCACACCTACTTCGGGCCCTTCGACCTCAGCGCCATGACATTTCCCAGTGTCTCCTGCCCCCAGGGGTGCTCTGAGGCGATGCTGTTGCTGGATACTG GGTACCGCTCCCTGGTGACAATTGTCCGGAAGGGATGCTGGACCGGCCCCACCACCGGCCCCATGCAGTCCAACCAGGATGCGCTGCCTCCGGACTACGCGGTGGTCCGCGGCTGCGCAACAGACTTCTGCAACACCCAACTCAAGAACCACGATAGCCTCCCCAACCTGAGCCAAG CACCTGACCCGCCGACGCTCAGTGGCACCGAGTGCTATGCCTGCTTGGGGACCCGCCCCGAAGACTGCTCCCCTGAGAGGTCCCGACGAGTCCAGTGCCACCAGGACCAGAGCGTCTGTTTCCAGGGCAACGGCCAGATGAACATTG GCAACTTCTCGGTGCCCGTGTACATCCGGACCTGCCACCGGCCGTCCTGCACCACCATGGGCACCATCAGCCCCTGGACGTCCATCGACCTTCAGGGCTACTGCTGCGAGGGCCACCTCTGCAACAAGGACTCGGTGACACAGACCCTCCCCGGCGTCACGTCCCCGGCCCCTCCCCGGGCTCCCCGAATCCTGACCCTGCTGCTTGTGGCTCCACTACTGGCCATCGCTCTGGGGGGCCCCCTTGGGCTCACCGCGTAG